The following proteins come from a genomic window of Mycobacterium sp. DL:
- a CDS encoding isoprenylcysteine carboxylmethyltransferase family protein produces MKLALQSLASALFGLLLFGSALFLPAGTFHYWQGWVFIAVFTVCTLVPSSYLAVRSPAALERRLRAGPTAETRPAQRIIISAAGAAFVAVLVVSALDWRFGWSPVPVWLVVVGNLAVAVGLVGAQLVVVQNQYAGSTIRVEDDQPLVSTGMYGVVRHPLYSASLVMMIGLPPALGSLWGLVVVALTFPAVLVARVVDEEKALVDELAGYREYRARVRYRLIPGVW; encoded by the coding sequence ATGAAGCTTGCGCTGCAGTCCCTGGCATCGGCTCTGTTCGGCCTCCTGCTCTTCGGGTCGGCGCTGTTCCTGCCTGCCGGGACGTTTCACTACTGGCAGGGCTGGGTGTTCATCGCGGTGTTCACGGTCTGCACCCTGGTGCCCAGCAGTTACCTGGCGGTGCGCAGTCCCGCCGCGTTGGAGCGCAGGCTCAGAGCCGGACCCACCGCGGAAACCCGTCCCGCTCAACGGATCATCATCTCCGCCGCCGGGGCTGCCTTCGTGGCGGTGCTGGTGGTCAGCGCCTTGGACTGGCGATTCGGCTGGTCACCGGTACCGGTGTGGCTGGTGGTGGTCGGCAACCTCGCTGTCGCGGTCGGGCTGGTCGGAGCCCAACTGGTCGTGGTGCAGAACCAGTACGCGGGTTCGACCATCCGGGTCGAGGACGACCAGCCCCTGGTGTCCACCGGGATGTACGGCGTGGTCCGGCACCCGCTGTACAGCGCGTCGCTGGTCATGATGATCGGCTTGCCGCCGGCCCTCGGGTCGTTGTGGGGGCTGGTGGTGGTGGCGCTGACATTTCCGGCCGTACTTGTGGCCCGCGTTGTCGACGAGGAGAAAGCACTGGTCGACGAACTGGCGGGTTACCGCGAATATCGGGCGCGGGTGCGATACCGGTTGATTCCCGGAGTGTGGTGA
- the folP gene encoding dihydropteroate synthase, whose amino-acid sequence MAIVNRTPDSFYDRGATFTDEAAKQAAHRVVGEGADIVDVGGVKAGPGDVVDVAEEVARVVPFIEWLRDAFPDQLISVDTWRAEVAKQACAAGADLINDTWGGVDPDLAGVAAEFGAGLVCSHTGGAVPRTRPFRVNYGITERGVVDDVITEVTTAAERAAALGVRRDGIVIDPTHDFGKNTYHGLSLLRHVNDLVNTGWPVLMALSNKDFVGETLGVDLTERLEGTLAATALAAADGAAMFRVHEVGPTRRVLEMVASIQGARPPTRTVRGLA is encoded by the coding sequence ATGGCGATCGTGAACCGCACGCCGGACTCGTTCTACGACCGTGGGGCGACGTTCACCGACGAAGCGGCCAAGCAGGCGGCGCACCGGGTGGTCGGCGAGGGTGCCGACATCGTCGACGTGGGCGGCGTGAAGGCCGGACCGGGTGACGTCGTCGACGTCGCCGAGGAGGTCGCTCGGGTGGTGCCGTTCATCGAGTGGCTCCGCGACGCCTTCCCCGACCAGCTGATCAGTGTCGACACTTGGCGCGCGGAGGTGGCCAAGCAGGCCTGCGCTGCCGGCGCCGACCTGATCAACGACACGTGGGGTGGGGTGGATCCCGACCTTGCGGGAGTCGCCGCGGAGTTCGGCGCCGGGCTGGTGTGTTCGCATACCGGCGGCGCCGTGCCGCGGACCCGCCCGTTCCGGGTCAACTACGGGATCACCGAGCGCGGGGTCGTCGACGACGTCATCACCGAGGTGACCACGGCAGCGGAGCGGGCCGCGGCCCTGGGCGTGCGGCGGGACGGCATCGTGATCGATCCGACGCACGATTTCGGCAAGAACACTTACCACGGTCTTAGTTTGTTGCGCCACGTAAACGACCTTGTAAACACTGGATGGCCAGTCCTGATGGCACTCAGCAACAAGGATTTTGTCGGGGAAACTCTGGGTGTGGACCTGACAGAACGGTTGGAAGGCACCCTTGCGGCCACCGCGCTGGCCGCCGCCGATGGAGCAGCGATGTTCCGGGTGCACGAGGTCGGGCCCACACGACGCGTACTCGAAATGGTCGCGTCGATCCAGGGCGCGCGGCCGCCGACTCGCACGGTGAGGGGACTGGCATGA
- the glgC gene encoding glucose-1-phosphate adenylyltransferase, whose product MREAPHVLGIVLAGGEGKRLYPLTADRAKPAVPFGGAYRLIDFVLSNLVNARFLRICVLTQYKSHSLDRHISQNWRLSGLAGEYITPVPAQQRLGPRWYTGSADAIYQSMNLIYDEDPEYIVIFGADHVYRMDPEQMLQQHIESGAGATVAGIRAPRSEASAFGCIDSDESGRIRSFIEKPADPPGTPDDPEQTFVSMGNYIFTTKVLIDTIRADADNDDSDHDMGGDIIPKLVADGMASVYDFNANEVPGATERDHGYWRDVGTLDAFYDAHMDLVSVHPVFNLYNKRWPIRGSSENLAPAKFVRGGSAQESVVGAGSIISAASVRNSVLSSNVVVDDGAIVEGSVLMPGARVGRGAVVRHAILDKNVVVGPGEMVGVDLDKDRERFTISSGGVVAVGKGVWV is encoded by the coding sequence ATGAGGGAAGCGCCACATGTGTTGGGCATCGTCCTGGCCGGCGGAGAGGGCAAGCGGCTGTACCCGTTGACGGCCGACCGCGCGAAGCCCGCAGTTCCTTTCGGCGGCGCCTACCGGCTCATCGATTTTGTGCTCTCCAATCTGGTCAATGCTCGGTTCCTGCGAATTTGTGTACTGACCCAATACAAATCGCATTCGCTGGATCGCCACATCTCGCAGAACTGGCGGTTGTCGGGGCTTGCCGGGGAGTACATCACGCCGGTTCCGGCGCAGCAGCGCCTCGGACCTCGGTGGTACACGGGATCCGCCGATGCCATCTACCAGTCGATGAACCTGATCTACGACGAGGACCCCGAATACATCGTCATCTTCGGTGCCGACCATGTGTACCGGATGGATCCCGAGCAGATGCTGCAGCAGCACATCGAGAGCGGCGCGGGCGCTACCGTCGCGGGAATCCGGGCGCCGCGTTCGGAGGCGAGCGCATTCGGCTGCATCGACTCCGACGAGTCCGGACGGATCCGGTCGTTCATCGAGAAGCCGGCCGACCCGCCGGGCACCCCCGACGATCCCGAGCAGACCTTCGTGTCGATGGGCAACTACATCTTCACGACCAAGGTGCTGATCGACACGATCCGTGCCGATGCCGACAACGACGACTCCGACCACGACATGGGCGGCGACATCATCCCCAAGTTGGTGGCCGACGGGATGGCCTCGGTGTACGACTTCAACGCCAACGAGGTGCCGGGGGCCACCGAACGAGACCACGGATACTGGCGTGACGTCGGCACGCTGGACGCCTTCTACGACGCACACATGGATCTGGTCTCGGTGCACCCGGTGTTCAACCTGTACAACAAGCGCTGGCCCATCCGGGGAAGCTCGGAGAACCTGGCGCCTGCCAAGTTCGTGCGGGGCGGATCCGCCCAGGAGTCCGTCGTCGGTGCGGGCAGCATCATCTCCGCTGCGTCGGTGCGCAACTCGGTGCTGTCGTCGAATGTCGTCGTCGACGACGGAGCGATCGTGGAGGGCAGCGTGCTGATGCCCGGCGCCCGTGTCGGGCGGGGAGCGGTGGTGCGTCACGCGATCCTGGACAAGAACGTGGTGGTCGGGCCCGGCGAGATGGTCGGTGTGGATCTGGACAAGGACCGCGAACGTTTCACGATCAGCAGCGGTGGCGTGGTCGCCGTCGGCAAGGGCGTCTGGGTCTAG
- the glgA gene encoding glycogen synthase → MRVAMMTREYPPEVYGGAGVHVTELVAQLRHLCEVDVHCMGALREGATVAQPDPALKGANAALSTLSADLNMVNAAAEATVVHSHTWYAGMAGHLSALLYGVPHVLTAHSLEPMRPWKAEQLGGGYRISSWVEKTAVEAADAVIAVSSGMREDVLRSYPALDPHRVYVVKNGIDTEVWHPASPADGDSVLAELGVDRSRPIVAFVGRITRQKGVAHLVAAAHHFAPDVQLVLCAGAPDTPEIAAEVASAVQELSEARTGVFWVREMLPTNKIREILSASTTFICPSVYEPLGIVNLEAMACGTAVVASDVGGIPEVVADQQTGLLVHYDAHDTASFERELAYAVNSLVADPEKARQFGVAGRQRCIDEFSWARIAEETVEIYRKVTS, encoded by the coding sequence ATGCGGGTGGCGATGATGACTCGGGAGTATCCGCCCGAGGTTTACGGTGGCGCGGGCGTACACGTCACAGAACTGGTCGCGCAGTTGCGGCACCTCTGCGAGGTCGACGTGCACTGCATGGGGGCGCTTCGGGAGGGGGCCACCGTCGCTCAGCCGGATCCCGCTCTGAAGGGCGCCAATGCGGCGCTGTCGACACTGTCCGCGGACCTCAACATGGTCAACGCGGCGGCCGAAGCCACCGTCGTGCACTCGCACACGTGGTACGCCGGGATGGCGGGGCACCTGTCCGCCCTGCTCTACGGGGTGCCGCACGTTCTGACCGCGCATTCGCTGGAACCGATGCGCCCGTGGAAAGCCGAGCAACTCGGCGGCGGTTACCGGATCTCGTCGTGGGTGGAGAAGACGGCCGTCGAGGCCGCCGATGCCGTGATCGCCGTCAGTTCCGGGATGCGTGAGGATGTCCTGCGCTCCTATCCGGCTCTGGATCCCCACCGCGTCTACGTCGTCAAGAACGGCATCGACACCGAGGTGTGGCACCCCGCCTCCCCGGCCGACGGTGACTCCGTCCTCGCCGAGCTCGGCGTGGACCGCTCGCGACCGATTGTGGCTTTCGTCGGCAGGATCACCAGGCAGAAGGGGGTGGCCCACCTGGTGGCCGCCGCCCACCACTTCGCCCCCGACGTCCAGTTGGTGCTGTGCGCCGGCGCACCGGACACCCCTGAGATCGCCGCGGAGGTGGCCTCCGCGGTGCAGGAGCTCTCCGAGGCCCGCACCGGCGTGTTCTGGGTGCGCGAGATGCTCCCGACGAACAAGATTCGCGAAATCCTATCGGCATCAACAACTTTCATATGCCCGTCGGTGTACGAACCCCTGGGCATCGTGAACCTCGAAGCGATGGCGTGCGGGACGGCGGTGGTGGCCTCCGACGTGGGCGGCATCCCCGAGGTGGTCGCCGATCAGCAGACTGGTCTGCTCGTGCACTACGACGCCCACGACACCGCGTCCTTCGAGCGCGAACTCGCCTACGCGGTGAACTCACTGGTCGCCGACCCGGAGAAGGCCCGCCAGTTCGGCGTGGCAGGCCGGCAGCGGTGCATCGACGAGTTCTCCTGGGCGCGGATCGCCGAGGAGACAGTCGAGATCTACCGCAAGGTCACGTCCTAG
- a CDS encoding DUF4126 domain-containing protein produces MELLTGFGLATAAGLNAYIPLLLLGLLSRFTDLVTLPQGWIWLENGWVMAIVAVLLIVEVVADKIPALDSVNDMIQTFVRPTAGGIVFGSGTASQTSAVTDPGAFAQSGQWIPVVLGVVVALAVSLTKSTVRPAANVATAGVAAPVLSTAEDVTSVALVFLAIVFPVLVLAALVALVWAAVRLIRRRRRDRPRAPSES; encoded by the coding sequence ATGGAACTGCTCACCGGTTTCGGGTTGGCGACCGCAGCGGGGTTGAACGCCTACATTCCACTGCTGTTGCTGGGGCTGCTGTCGCGATTCACGGATCTCGTCACGCTGCCGCAGGGCTGGATCTGGTTGGAGAACGGCTGGGTGATGGCGATCGTGGCAGTTCTGCTGATCGTCGAGGTCGTCGCCGACAAGATCCCCGCCCTCGACAGCGTGAACGACATGATCCAGACGTTCGTGCGACCCACCGCGGGCGGCATCGTGTTCGGCTCCGGCACGGCGTCGCAGACCTCGGCGGTCACCGATCCGGGCGCGTTTGCACAATCCGGCCAGTGGATCCCGGTGGTCCTCGGCGTCGTCGTCGCGCTGGCGGTGTCCCTGACGAAGTCGACGGTTCGGCCGGCGGCCAACGTCGCCACCGCAGGGGTCGCCGCACCTGTGCTGAGCACCGCGGAGGACGTCACCAGCGTCGCCCTGGTCTTTCTGGCCATCGTGTTCCCGGTGCTGGTGCTGGCGGCACTCGTCGCGCTGGTGTGGGCCGCTGTCCGGTTGATACGCCGACGACGGCGTGACCGGCCTCGCGCGCCGAGTGAGAGCTGA
- a CDS encoding DNA-3-methyladenine glycosylase I, giving the protein MTTVPTDRRIRCGWIDQSRLSPDDFELYRDYHDTEWGRPVRDSAAMFERVSLEAFQSGLSWLIILRKRDNFRSAFDGFDVERIAQYSDRDVDRLMADPGIVRNRSKIDATISNARIVADLADDGVDLGELLWSFAPPDRVTRDRPADLSKVAAVTPESTAMAKELKRRGFRFVGPTTAYALMQATGMVDDHVTNCWVPRLSE; this is encoded by the coding sequence GTGACGACGGTGCCCACCGATCGTCGCATCCGGTGCGGCTGGATCGATCAATCACGGCTGTCACCAGACGATTTCGAGTTGTACCGCGATTACCACGACACCGAGTGGGGCCGTCCCGTCCGGGACTCGGCGGCGATGTTCGAGCGGGTCAGCCTCGAGGCTTTCCAGAGCGGACTCTCCTGGCTGATCATCCTGCGCAAGCGGGACAACTTCCGGTCCGCGTTCGACGGGTTCGACGTCGAGCGGATCGCGCAATACTCCGACCGGGACGTGGACCGACTGATGGCCGACCCGGGAATCGTGCGCAACCGTTCCAAGATCGACGCGACGATCTCCAACGCCCGGATCGTCGCCGATCTGGCGGACGACGGTGTCGACCTGGGCGAACTGCTGTGGTCGTTCGCGCCGCCCGATCGGGTCACCCGGGACAGACCGGCGGATCTGTCGAAGGTCGCGGCGGTGACACCCGAATCGACGGCGATGGCCAAGGAGCTCAAACGCCGCGGATTCCGTTTCGTCGGCCCGACGACGGCCTACGCGTTGATGCAGGCCACCGGCATGGTCGACGATCACGTCACCAACTGCTGGGTTCCGCGGCTGTCCGAGTAG
- a CDS encoding DivIVA domain-containing protein, with product MTLVLLYLLVLVLVGVVLFAIGSVLFGRGEVLPPLPRATTATVLPASGVTGADVDAVKFSQAVRGYRAGEVDWVLDRLGQELDQLRGELEAVRAAHGLLDPVVADDERAGAHALPPDGEQP from the coding sequence GTGACCCTGGTGCTGCTCTATCTCCTGGTGCTCGTGTTGGTCGGCGTCGTGTTGTTCGCCATCGGCAGCGTGCTCTTCGGCCGCGGCGAGGTGCTGCCTCCGCTGCCCCGCGCCACGACGGCGACCGTCCTGCCTGCCTCCGGTGTCACCGGGGCCGACGTCGACGCGGTGAAGTTCAGCCAGGCCGTGCGTGGCTACCGGGCCGGCGAGGTCGACTGGGTGCTCGACCGGCTCGGGCAGGAACTCGACCAGCTGCGTGGTGAGTTGGAGGCGGTCCGCGCTGCCCACGGCCTGCTCGACCCCGTCGTCGCCGATGACGAGAGGGCGGGCGCGCACGCGCTGCCGCCGGATGGGGAACAGCCGTGA
- a CDS encoding glucosyl-3-phosphoglycerate synthase: MTVLSDRVSDLATEGVAAHRWFTDHSWSRPDWTVAELEAAKAGRTVSVVLPALNEEETVAGVVETITPLLGGLVDELIVLDSGSTDDTEIRALAAGARVISREVALPEVAPQPGKGEVLWRSLAATAGDIIAFVDSDLLDPDPMFVPKLLGPLLTADGVHLVKGFYRRPLKVSGSEDANGGGRVTELVARPLLAALRPELMCLYQPLGGEYAGTRELLTSVPFAPGYGVEIGLLIDAYDRLGLDAIAQVNLGVRTHRNRPLTELASMSRQVIATLLSRCGIPDSGVGLTQFFADGEDYTPRMSSVSLDDRPPMITLRPR, translated from the coding sequence ATGACAGTTTTATCCGATCGAGTCTCAGACTTGGCCACCGAAGGTGTCGCCGCACACCGCTGGTTCACAGACCACAGCTGGAGCCGCCCGGACTGGACGGTCGCCGAACTCGAGGCCGCCAAGGCGGGACGCACGGTGTCGGTGGTGTTGCCGGCGCTGAACGAGGAGGAGACGGTCGCCGGCGTCGTCGAGACCATCACCCCGCTGCTCGGTGGACTCGTCGACGAGCTGATCGTGCTCGACTCCGGATCCACCGACGACACCGAGATCCGCGCGCTCGCCGCCGGAGCCCGGGTGATCAGCCGCGAGGTCGCGCTGCCCGAGGTCGCACCGCAGCCGGGCAAGGGTGAGGTGCTGTGGCGGTCGCTGGCCGCCACCGCGGGCGACATCATCGCGTTCGTCGACTCCGACCTGCTCGATCCCGATCCGATGTTCGTGCCCAAGCTGCTCGGGCCGTTGCTGACCGCCGACGGCGTGCACCTGGTCAAGGGCTTCTACCGGCGGCCTCTCAAGGTCAGCGGGAGCGAGGATGCCAACGGCGGCGGCCGCGTCACCGAACTGGTCGCCCGCCCGCTGCTGGCGGCGCTGCGGCCCGAGTTGATGTGTCTGTATCAGCCGCTGGGCGGCGAGTACGCGGGGACGCGCGAGCTGCTGACCTCGGTGCCATTCGCCCCGGGCTACGGCGTGGAGATCGGTCTGCTCATCGATGCCTACGACCGCCTCGGCCTCGACGCCATCGCCCAGGTGAACCTCGGGGTCCGGACCCACCGCAACCGGCCGCTGACCGAACTCGCGTCGATGAGCAGGCAGGTCATCGCCACGCTGCTGTCCCGCTGCGGCATCCCGGACTCCGGTGTCGGCCTCACTCAGTTCTTCGCCGACGGCGAGGACTACACCCCGCGGATGTCATCGGTGTCGCTGGACGACCGTCCGCCGATGATCACGCTTCGGCCGCGCTGA
- a CDS encoding DUF3117 domain-containing protein, with protein MAAMKPRTGDGPLEATKEGRGIVMRVPLEGGGRLVVELTPDEAAALGEELKAVTSAS; from the coding sequence ATGGCGGCGATGAAGCCCCGGACCGGAGACGGTCCACTGGAAGCGACCAAGGAGGGGCGCGGCATCGTGATGCGGGTACCACTGGAAGGTGGCGGCCGACTCGTCGTCGAACTCACTCCCGACGAAGCTGCCGCCTTGGGCGAAGAACTCAAGGCCGTCACAAGCGCAAGTTAG
- a CDS encoding ABC transporter — protein sequence MSAGATTTASPTTARRHAASPAVSRWTGTGHLIRLALRRDRVRLSVWITALTAMMAYAPTTIELAYPEEAQRLARVELLKTPAGMMLGGPMFGGNETELGAMMANEMMLTLIVATSILGILTVVRHTRAEEESGAAELVLASVVGRYARTTAALVLVAAVNVVLAVTMTAAMAATGFDLINTAAMCVGVTAVATVFGAVAAVTAQLWRTARAATGAAMATLALAALVRGVGDVINNSGSVLSWFSPIAWAQQMRAFVDLRWWPLAPLILLTIAVVLAAALLEARRQYDDGTIASSGERPDARPVRGVLGMHLVLQRGQTVGWSVGLFVAGLAFGSMTKSLIDAAEGNELLARIMSTQGNDGVYTTMSQFLAAAACAYTVSAVLRVYADEQSGLGEAVLAGAVSRRRWLFTAVASAVLGSAVLMFFAGLGNGLGAGLTLAEPHTVARLTLAGLAFVPALAVMAGVAALAVAVRHTWIGWLAVTFVVTSLYLGALLRLPRWLLDLSPVAQTTVPTEVPVTALLVMVAAATALTLAAGFLYRRRDAV from the coding sequence ATGAGCGCCGGCGCGACCACCACCGCGTCGCCGACGACGGCGAGGCGCCATGCCGCATCTCCGGCAGTATCGCGCTGGACCGGCACCGGTCATTTGATCCGCCTGGCGCTGCGCCGCGATCGGGTCCGGCTGTCGGTGTGGATCACCGCACTGACCGCGATGATGGCGTACGCACCCACCACCATCGAGCTCGCATACCCCGAAGAGGCACAACGCCTGGCACGGGTCGAACTCCTCAAGACCCCTGCCGGAATGATGTTGGGCGGCCCCATGTTCGGTGGCAACGAGACCGAACTCGGGGCGATGATGGCCAACGAGATGATGCTCACGTTGATCGTCGCCACGTCGATTCTCGGGATTCTCACGGTTGTTCGACACACTCGCGCCGAGGAGGAGAGCGGAGCCGCCGAACTGGTGCTGGCTTCAGTCGTCGGCCGCTACGCCAGGACCACCGCCGCTCTGGTTCTTGTCGCCGCGGTCAATGTGGTTCTCGCCGTGACCATGACGGCCGCGATGGCGGCGACCGGCTTCGACCTGATCAACACCGCCGCGATGTGCGTGGGAGTCACCGCGGTGGCCACCGTGTTCGGCGCCGTCGCGGCCGTGACCGCACAGCTGTGGCGAACCGCGCGCGCCGCTACGGGTGCGGCGATGGCCACCCTCGCCCTGGCCGCGCTGGTCCGCGGGGTCGGCGACGTCATCAACAACTCGGGCAGCGTGCTGAGTTGGTTCTCCCCCATCGCATGGGCCCAGCAGATGCGTGCGTTCGTTGATCTGCGGTGGTGGCCACTGGCCCCGCTGATCCTGCTGACCATCGCAGTGGTCCTCGCCGCCGCGCTGCTGGAAGCCCGCCGCCAGTACGACGACGGCACCATCGCCTCGAGCGGCGAACGTCCCGACGCGCGCCCCGTCCGCGGTGTGCTCGGCATGCACCTCGTTCTGCAGCGCGGCCAGACCGTCGGCTGGTCGGTGGGTCTGTTCGTAGCGGGACTGGCGTTCGGATCGATGACGAAATCGCTGATCGATGCGGCCGAGGGCAACGAGTTGCTCGCCCGGATCATGTCCACCCAGGGCAATGACGGGGTCTATACGACGATGTCGCAGTTTCTCGCTGCCGCGGCATGCGCCTACACGGTGTCCGCCGTGTTGCGGGTGTACGCCGACGAACAGTCCGGACTCGGCGAGGCCGTGCTCGCAGGAGCGGTGTCACGCCGCCGGTGGCTGTTCACCGCGGTGGCATCGGCAGTCCTCGGTTCGGCGGTGTTGATGTTCTTCGCCGGTCTCGGCAACGGCCTGGGCGCCGGGCTGACACTGGCAGAACCGCACACCGTGGCGCGACTCACGCTGGCCGGACTGGCCTTCGTCCCTGCTCTCGCGGTGATGGCAGGCGTCGCGGCTCTTGCGGTGGCGGTGCGACACACCTGGATCGGCTGGCTCGCCGTGACCTTCGTCGTCACCTCGCTCTACCTCGGCGCGCTACTGCGCTTGCCGCGCTGGCTGCTCGACCTCTCACCCGTCGCGCAGACCACGGTCCCCACCGAGGTACCCGTCACCGCCTTGCTCGTGATGGTCGCGGCGGCAACAGCTTTGACGTTGGCTGCCGGATTCCTGTACAGGCGCCGAGACGCCGTGTGA
- the fadD6 gene encoding long-chain-acyl-CoA synthetase FadD6: MSEKSGTRSSVGLFDIAGQVPGLLMDAPTILRGVTTGFLARPSAKTSIGKVFQDRAARYSDKLFLKFEDREVTYGDANKIVNRYAAVLASKGVGHGDVVGIMLRNSVDPVLLMLAAVKCGAISGMLNYNQRDDVLKHSLGLLSASVVVAETDFVEPITECGAGTDGLMTLDELKQLAETAPTTNPATTSAVLAKDKAFYIFTSGTTGMPKASVMTHYRWLRALAGFGGLGMRLTSNDTLYCCLPLYHNNALTVALSSVLNSGATLAIGKSFSASKFWDDIIRYDATAFVYIGEVCTYLLNQPPKDTDRKHRVRVIAGNGLRPAIWDDFTERFGIQRVCEFYGASEGNTAFVNVLNVDKTTGICPTPVAFVEYDESGDPVRDKEGRVRKVAKGEPGLLLSKVSNFQPFDGYTDKKATEKKLVRDAFKEGDVWFNTGDLMRSQGFGHAAFTDRLGDTFRWKGENVATTEVEAAVSTDSQVEEATVFGVEVPDTGGKAGMVAIQLKDGQEFDGKALADAAYSKLPGYAVPLFVRIVKELAHTSTFKSQKGDLRKEGFGGSSGEGDDDDVTVEDPIYVLSGKDEGYVPFYDEYLTEVKDGKKPK; encoded by the coding sequence ATGAGCGAGAAGTCCGGGACCCGCAGCAGCGTCGGGTTGTTCGACATCGCGGGCCAGGTGCCCGGTCTACTGATGGATGCACCGACGATCCTGAGGGGCGTCACCACCGGATTTCTCGCCCGACCCTCGGCCAAGACCTCGATCGGCAAGGTCTTCCAGGACCGTGCCGCGCGCTACTCCGACAAACTGTTCCTGAAGTTCGAAGACCGCGAGGTCACCTACGGCGACGCCAACAAGATCGTCAACCGCTACGCCGCGGTCCTGGCCAGCAAGGGTGTCGGACACGGTGACGTCGTCGGCATCATGCTGCGCAACTCCGTGGACCCCGTGCTGCTCATGCTGGCTGCGGTGAAGTGCGGCGCGATCTCGGGGATGCTCAACTACAACCAGCGCGACGACGTGCTCAAGCACAGCCTCGGGCTGCTGTCCGCCTCCGTCGTGGTTGCCGAAACCGATTTTGTCGAACCCATCACCGAGTGCGGCGCCGGGACCGACGGACTGATGACCCTCGACGAACTCAAGCAGCTCGCGGAGACCGCGCCCACCACGAACCCGGCGACCACCTCCGCCGTGCTGGCCAAGGACAAGGCGTTCTACATCTTCACCTCGGGCACCACCGGCATGCCCAAGGCCAGCGTGATGACCCACTACCGGTGGTTGCGGGCACTCGCGGGCTTCGGCGGCCTGGGCATGCGGCTCACCAGCAACGACACGCTGTACTGCTGTCTGCCGCTCTACCACAACAACGCGTTGACGGTCGCGCTGTCGTCGGTGCTGAACTCCGGGGCGACCCTGGCGATCGGGAAGTCGTTCTCGGCGTCGAAGTTCTGGGACGACATCATCCGCTACGACGCGACCGCGTTCGTCTACATCGGTGAGGTCTGCACCTACCTGCTCAACCAGCCGCCCAAGGACACCGACCGCAAGCACCGGGTCCGCGTCATCGCGGGCAACGGTTTGCGCCCGGCCATCTGGGACGACTTCACCGAGCGTTTCGGCATCCAGCGGGTCTGCGAGTTCTACGGCGCCTCCGAGGGCAACACGGCGTTCGTCAACGTTCTCAACGTCGACAAGACCACCGGTATCTGCCCGACACCGGTGGCGTTCGTCGAGTACGACGAATCCGGCGATCCGGTGCGCGACAAGGAGGGCCGGGTGCGCAAGGTCGCCAAGGGCGAGCCCGGTCTACTGCTGTCCAAGGTGAGCAACTTCCAGCCTTTCGACGGATACACCGACAAAAAAGCCACCGAGAAGAAGCTGGTGCGCGACGCCTTCAAAGAGGGCGATGTGTGGTTCAACACCGGCGACCTGATGCGCTCGCAGGGCTTCGGGCATGCGGCCTTCACCGACCGGCTCGGCGACACGTTCCGCTGGAAGGGCGAGAACGTGGCCACCACCGAGGTCGAGGCCGCGGTCTCCACCGACTCTCAGGTCGAAGAGGCGACGGTCTTCGGCGTCGAGGTTCCCGACACCGGCGGCAAGGCGGGCATGGTGGCGATTCAGCTCAAGGACGGCCAGGAGTTCGACGGCAAGGCGCTCGCGGACGCCGCCTACAGCAAGCTGCCCGGCTATGCGGTGCCCCTCTTCGTCCGGATCGTGAAGGAACTCGCACACACGTCGACGTTCAAGAGCCAGAAGGGCGACCTTCGCAAGGAGGGCTTCGGAGGTTCCAGTGGTGAAGGCGACGACGACGATGTCACCGTCGAGGATCCGATCTACGTGCTGTCCGGCAAGGACGAGGGCTATGTGCCGTTCTACGACGAGTACCTGACCGAGGTGAAGGACGGCAAGAAGCCCAAGTAG